GCCCGGTAAGCCAGGCGGCCGGCCTGCACTCCAAGCTTGAAGGCTTCCGCCATGGCCACCGGGTCCTTCGCTTTGGCGATGGCCGTGTTCACCAGCACAGCATCGGCGCCGATCTCCAGGGCCAGCGAGGCCTCCGAAGGCGCCCCTAGCCCGGCATCGACCACGACCGGGACGCTGGCGTTCTCGATGATGATCTGGATTTCTTCTAGGGTAAAGATACCGCGCCCGGAGCCTATGGGCGAGCCGAGAGGCATCACGGTGGCGCAGCCGACCTCCTCCAGGCGTTTGGCGAGCACGGGGTCGGCGTGAATGTACGGGAGCACCGTGAAGCCCTCGCGCACCAGTATCTCAGCCGCCTGCAGGGTGCCGATTGGGTCAGGCAAGAGGTACCGCGGGTCGGGGATGACCTCCAGCTTGACGAGGGTCGAGCCGGTGAGTTCGCGCGCCAGCCGGGCGGTGAAGACCGCTTCCTCCGCTGTCTTGCAGCCGGCCGTGTTGGGCAGGATCGTGTAACGCTCCCAGTCGATGTAGTCGAGCTCCGTCCGGGCGTTGGGGTTGTCGAGGTCGAGGCGCCTGATGGCCACCGTCACGATCTCGGCGCCGGAGGCATCCAGGGCCGCCACGCATTCCTCCGGTGAGGAGTACTTCCCTGTCCCGACCATCAGCCTCGACCGGTAGGCCTTGCCGCCGATTACCAGTGTGTCGTCATTCATGGCTTCGGTCCCTCCCGCGCTGCCTGGACTCTGGCCCGCTGCCGGGCCGCAGCCCCGTGGATGCCCACGGCATTCCTCGTCCGCGCTCTCGCTGCCCGTCCCTCACTCTCCTGCCGGCCGCCACCAGCGATAGAAGTGGTGCACGGGTCCGTGGCCGCGGCCCAGCGGGAACGCCTCCTGGAGCGCCTTCGTCACATAGGCCTTCGCCGCCATGACCGCATGCTCCACCGTCTCGCCCTTCGCCAGCGTAGCGGCAATGGCCGAGGCGAAGGTGCAGCCCGTGCCGTGCGTGCTGTTCGTCTCGACTCTGCCGACGGTAAACTCGCGGAACGTCCGGCCGTCGAAAAGCGTATCGGTCACCGTGGGCTCGTCGAGGTGGCCGCCTTTCATGACCACGTTGCGCGCGCCCATGGCGTGGATCTCCCGCGCGGCCTCACGCAGGTCGTCCCAGGTCGCCAGCTTTCGTCCCACGAGCACCTCCGCTTCGGGCACGTTCGGCGTCACGACGAGGGCCAGAGGCAAGAGCTTCGCCTTCAACGCCTGGACGGCATCGTCTCGCAGCAGCTTGTCGCCGCCCTTGGCGACCATCACCGGGTCGACGACCAGGCTTGTGACCTCCCAGCGCTGCAACCGCTCCGCCACAGCTTCGATAATCGCCGCGCTGGCCAGCATGCCGGTCTTGACGGCGTCGGCGCCGATGTCGCCGAGCACCGCGTCGATCTGTGCCGCCACGAACTCCGGCGCCATCTCGACGAAGCCGTAGACACGCCTGGTGTCCTGAGCCGTGACAGCGGTGATCACGCTGGCGCCGTAAACGCCGAGCGCCGAGAAGGTCTTGAGGTCGGCCTGAATGCCGGCCCCGCCGCCCGAGTCCGAGCCCGCGATGGTTAGCGCCCTGTAGACCGCCATCTTCCAATTCCCGGGAACGCGCGCATAGCCTGCTCCACCGTGCCCGAATGCCAGCAAGCCCGAATGCACGAAAATGGCGCCTCTGGGGCGCCTCTCGTTCCGTTCCCTCAGCTCCCTGCGCCGGCA
The sequence above is drawn from the Dehalococcoidia bacterium genome and encodes:
- a CDS encoding thiazole synthase, which gives rise to MNDDTLVIGGKAYRSRLMVGTGKYSSPEECVAALDASGAEIVTVAIRRLDLDNPNARTELDYIDWERYTILPNTAGCKTAEEAVFTARLARELTGSTLVKLEVIPDPRYLLPDPIGTLQAAEILVREGFTVLPYIHADPVLAKRLEEVGCATVMPLGSPIGSGRGIFTLEEIQIIIENASVPVVVDAGLGAPSEASLALEIGADAVLVNTAIAKAKDPVAMAEAFKLGVQAGRLAYRAGRIEKKTIASPSSPVEGVAALPGR
- the thiD gene encoding bifunctional hydroxymethylpyrimidine kinase/phosphomethylpyrimidine kinase, producing the protein MAVYRALTIAGSDSGGGAGIQADLKTFSALGVYGASVITAVTAQDTRRVYGFVEMAPEFVAAQIDAVLGDIGADAVKTGMLASAAIIEAVAERLQRWEVTSLVVDPVMVAKGGDKLLRDDAVQALKAKLLPLALVVTPNVPEAEVLVGRKLATWDDLREAAREIHAMGARNVVMKGGHLDEPTVTDTLFDGRTFREFTVGRVETNSTHGTGCTFASAIAATLAKGETVEHAVMAAKAYVTKALQEAFPLGRGHGPVHHFYRWWRPAGE